Proteins from a genomic interval of Equus quagga isolate Etosha38 chromosome 11, UCLA_HA_Equagga_1.0, whole genome shotgun sequence:
- the ADAP2 gene encoding arf-GAP with dual PH domain-containing protein 2 isoform X4, with translation MGDRERNKKRLLELLQAAGTGNAQCADCGAADPDWASYKLGIFICLNCSGVHRNFPDISRVKSVRLDFWDDSIVEFMTHNGNLRVKAKYEARVPAFYYIPQANDCLVLKEQWIRAKYERQEFMADGKTISPPGNREGFLWKRGRDNAQFLRRRFVLLAREGLLKYYTKEEGKGPKAVISIKDLNATFQTEKIGNPHGLQITYSREGHIRNLFVYHESGKEIVDWFNALRAARLQYLKTAFPELPESELVPLITRNYLKQGFMEKTGPKLGRPWYEVPSFAAERTFQEKVVRPGSPGTEAALLQEPTGRL, from the exons ATGGGCGACCGCGAGCGCAACAAGAAGCGgctgctggagctgctgcagGCGGCGGGCACCGGCAACGCGCAGTGCGCCGACTGCGGGGCGGCGG ATCCCGACTGGGCCTCTTACAAGCTGGGCATCTTCATCTGTCTGAACTGCTCCGGCGTCCACCGCAACTTCCCAGACATCAGCAGAGTTAAATCCGTGAGACTTGACTTCTGGGACGACAGCATTGTGGAG TTTATGACCCACAACGGGAACCTCCGTGTGAAGGCCAAGTACGAAGCCAGAGTCCCTGCTTTCTACTATATCCCCCAGGCCAACGACTGCCT GGTCTTAAAGGAACAGTGGATTCGAGCTAAGTACGAGAGACAGGAATTCATGGCTGATGGGAAGACGATCTCACCGCCAG GTAACCGAGAAGGGTTCCTGTGGAAGCGGGGAAGGGACAACGCGCAGTTCCTGAGAAGGAGGTTTGTCCTCCTGGCAAGGGAAGGCCTCCTGAAGTACTACACTAAAGAAGAG GGTAAAGGCCCCAAAGCTGTCATCAGCATCAAGGACTTGAATGCCACCTTCCAGACAGAGAAGATAGGGAACCCCCACGGGCTGCAGATCACCTACAGCAGAGAGGGTCACATCAGGAACCTGTTTGTGTATCACGAGAGTGGGAAG GAGATAGTGGACTGGTTCAATGCCCTCCGTGCAGCCCGTCTGCAATACCTAAAAACGGCCTTTCCTGAACTCCCAGAGTCTGAG ctcGTGCCCCTCATCACCAGGAACTACCTCAAACAAGGCTTCATGGAAAAGACTGGCCCAAAG CTTGGCCGACCCTGGTACGAGGTTCCCTCTTTTGCAGCAGAGAGAACCTTTCAAGAAAAGGTGGTTCGCCCTGGATCCCCAGGAACGGAGGCTGCTCTATTACAAGAACCCACTG GACGCCTTTGA
- the ADAP2 gene encoding arf-GAP with dual PH domain-containing protein 2 isoform X1 has translation MGDRERNKKRLLELLQAAGTGNAQCADCGAADPDWASYKLGIFICLNCSGVHRNFPDISRVKSVRLDFWDDSIVEFMTHNGNLRVKAKYEARVPAFYYIPQANDCLVLKEQWIRAKYERQEFMADGKTISPPGNREGFLWKRGRDNAQFLRRRFVLLAREGLLKYYTKEEGKGPKAVISIKDLNATFQTEKIGNPHGLQITYSREGHIRNLFVYHESGKEIVDWFNALRAARLQYLKTAFPELPESELVPLITRNYLKQGFMEKTGPKQREPFKKRWFALDPQERRLLYYKNPLDAFEQGQVFLGRNEQGYQVYEDLPKGIRGNRWKAGLTIVTPERRFIFTCPSEKEQREWLESFRDVLSRPFTPLNILTASTESGCSSR, from the exons ATGGGCGACCGCGAGCGCAACAAGAAGCGgctgctggagctgctgcagGCGGCGGGCACCGGCAACGCGCAGTGCGCCGACTGCGGGGCGGCGG ATCCCGACTGGGCCTCTTACAAGCTGGGCATCTTCATCTGTCTGAACTGCTCCGGCGTCCACCGCAACTTCCCAGACATCAGCAGAGTTAAATCCGTGAGACTTGACTTCTGGGACGACAGCATTGTGGAG TTTATGACCCACAACGGGAACCTCCGTGTGAAGGCCAAGTACGAAGCCAGAGTCCCTGCTTTCTACTATATCCCCCAGGCCAACGACTGCCT GGTCTTAAAGGAACAGTGGATTCGAGCTAAGTACGAGAGACAGGAATTCATGGCTGATGGGAAGACGATCTCACCGCCAG GTAACCGAGAAGGGTTCCTGTGGAAGCGGGGAAGGGACAACGCGCAGTTCCTGAGAAGGAGGTTTGTCCTCCTGGCAAGGGAAGGCCTCCTGAAGTACTACACTAAAGAAGAG GGTAAAGGCCCCAAAGCTGTCATCAGCATCAAGGACTTGAATGCCACCTTCCAGACAGAGAAGATAGGGAACCCCCACGGGCTGCAGATCACCTACAGCAGAGAGGGTCACATCAGGAACCTGTTTGTGTATCACGAGAGTGGGAAG GAGATAGTGGACTGGTTCAATGCCCTCCGTGCAGCCCGTCTGCAATACCTAAAAACGGCCTTTCCTGAACTCCCAGAGTCTGAG ctcGTGCCCCTCATCACCAGGAACTACCTCAAACAAGGCTTCATGGAAAAGACTGGCCCAAAG CAGAGAGAACCTTTCAAGAAAAGGTGGTTCGCCCTGGATCCCCAGGAACGGAGGCTGCTCTATTACAAGAACCCACTG GACGCCTTTGAGCAAGGCCAGGTTTTTCTCGGGAGGAACGAGCAGGGGTACCAGGTATATGAAGACCTGCCCAAGGGCATCCGAGGGAATCGCTGGAAAGCTGGCCTCACCATCGTCACCCCGGAGCGGAGATTCATCTTCACCTGCCCCAGCGAGAAGGAGCAGCGGGAATGGCTGGAGAGTTTCCGGGATGTCCTCTCCCGCCCCTTCACACCCCTCAACATCCTCA CTGCATCAACAGAGAGTGGCTGCAGCAGCAGGTGA
- the ADAP2 gene encoding arf-GAP with dual PH domain-containing protein 2 isoform X3, which yields MGDRERNKKRLLELLQAAGTGNAQCADCGAADPDWASYKLGIFICLNCSGVHRNFPDISRVKSVRLDFWDDSIVEFMTHNGNLRVKAKYEARVPAFYYIPQANDCLVLKEQWIRAKYERQEFMADGKTISPPGNREGFLWKRGRDNAQFLRRRFVLLAREGLLKYYTKEEGKGPKAVISIKDLNATFQTEKIGNPHGLQITYSREGHIRNLFVYHESGKEIVDWFNALRAARLQYLKTAFPELPESEQREPFKKRWFALDPQERRLLYYKNPLDAFEQGQVFLGRNEQGYQVYEDLPKGIRGNRWKAGLTIVTPERRFIFTCPSEKEQREWLESFRDVLSRPFTPLNILTASTESGCSSR from the exons ATGGGCGACCGCGAGCGCAACAAGAAGCGgctgctggagctgctgcagGCGGCGGGCACCGGCAACGCGCAGTGCGCCGACTGCGGGGCGGCGG ATCCCGACTGGGCCTCTTACAAGCTGGGCATCTTCATCTGTCTGAACTGCTCCGGCGTCCACCGCAACTTCCCAGACATCAGCAGAGTTAAATCCGTGAGACTTGACTTCTGGGACGACAGCATTGTGGAG TTTATGACCCACAACGGGAACCTCCGTGTGAAGGCCAAGTACGAAGCCAGAGTCCCTGCTTTCTACTATATCCCCCAGGCCAACGACTGCCT GGTCTTAAAGGAACAGTGGATTCGAGCTAAGTACGAGAGACAGGAATTCATGGCTGATGGGAAGACGATCTCACCGCCAG GTAACCGAGAAGGGTTCCTGTGGAAGCGGGGAAGGGACAACGCGCAGTTCCTGAGAAGGAGGTTTGTCCTCCTGGCAAGGGAAGGCCTCCTGAAGTACTACACTAAAGAAGAG GGTAAAGGCCCCAAAGCTGTCATCAGCATCAAGGACTTGAATGCCACCTTCCAGACAGAGAAGATAGGGAACCCCCACGGGCTGCAGATCACCTACAGCAGAGAGGGTCACATCAGGAACCTGTTTGTGTATCACGAGAGTGGGAAG GAGATAGTGGACTGGTTCAATGCCCTCCGTGCAGCCCGTCTGCAATACCTAAAAACGGCCTTTCCTGAACTCCCAGAGTCTGAG CAGAGAGAACCTTTCAAGAAAAGGTGGTTCGCCCTGGATCCCCAGGAACGGAGGCTGCTCTATTACAAGAACCCACTG GACGCCTTTGAGCAAGGCCAGGTTTTTCTCGGGAGGAACGAGCAGGGGTACCAGGTATATGAAGACCTGCCCAAGGGCATCCGAGGGAATCGCTGGAAAGCTGGCCTCACCATCGTCACCCCGGAGCGGAGATTCATCTTCACCTGCCCCAGCGAGAAGGAGCAGCGGGAATGGCTGGAGAGTTTCCGGGATGTCCTCTCCCGCCCCTTCACACCCCTCAACATCCTCA CTGCATCAACAGAGAGTGGCTGCAGCAGCAGGTGA
- the ADAP2 gene encoding arf-GAP with dual PH domain-containing protein 2 isoform X2, with protein MGDRERNKKRLLELLQAAGTGNAQCADCGAADPDWASYKLGIFICLNCSGVHRNFPDISRVKSVRLDFWDDSIVEFMTHNGNLRVKAKYEARVPAFYYIPQANDCLVLKEQWIRAKYERQEFMADGKTISPPGNREGFLWKRGRDNAQFLRRRFVLLAREGLLKYYTKEEGKGPKAVISIKDLNATFQTEKIGNPHGLQITYSREGHIRNLFVYHESGKEIVDWFNALRAARLQYLKTAFPELPESELVPLITRNYLKQGFMEKTGPKREPFKKRWFALDPQERRLLYYKNPLDAFEQGQVFLGRNEQGYQVYEDLPKGIRGNRWKAGLTIVTPERRFIFTCPSEKEQREWLESFRDVLSRPFTPLNILTASTESGCSSR; from the exons ATGGGCGACCGCGAGCGCAACAAGAAGCGgctgctggagctgctgcagGCGGCGGGCACCGGCAACGCGCAGTGCGCCGACTGCGGGGCGGCGG ATCCCGACTGGGCCTCTTACAAGCTGGGCATCTTCATCTGTCTGAACTGCTCCGGCGTCCACCGCAACTTCCCAGACATCAGCAGAGTTAAATCCGTGAGACTTGACTTCTGGGACGACAGCATTGTGGAG TTTATGACCCACAACGGGAACCTCCGTGTGAAGGCCAAGTACGAAGCCAGAGTCCCTGCTTTCTACTATATCCCCCAGGCCAACGACTGCCT GGTCTTAAAGGAACAGTGGATTCGAGCTAAGTACGAGAGACAGGAATTCATGGCTGATGGGAAGACGATCTCACCGCCAG GTAACCGAGAAGGGTTCCTGTGGAAGCGGGGAAGGGACAACGCGCAGTTCCTGAGAAGGAGGTTTGTCCTCCTGGCAAGGGAAGGCCTCCTGAAGTACTACACTAAAGAAGAG GGTAAAGGCCCCAAAGCTGTCATCAGCATCAAGGACTTGAATGCCACCTTCCAGACAGAGAAGATAGGGAACCCCCACGGGCTGCAGATCACCTACAGCAGAGAGGGTCACATCAGGAACCTGTTTGTGTATCACGAGAGTGGGAAG GAGATAGTGGACTGGTTCAATGCCCTCCGTGCAGCCCGTCTGCAATACCTAAAAACGGCCTTTCCTGAACTCCCAGAGTCTGAG ctcGTGCCCCTCATCACCAGGAACTACCTCAAACAAGGCTTCATGGAAAAGACTGGCCCAAAG AGAGAACCTTTCAAGAAAAGGTGGTTCGCCCTGGATCCCCAGGAACGGAGGCTGCTCTATTACAAGAACCCACTG GACGCCTTTGAGCAAGGCCAGGTTTTTCTCGGGAGGAACGAGCAGGGGTACCAGGTATATGAAGACCTGCCCAAGGGCATCCGAGGGAATCGCTGGAAAGCTGGCCTCACCATCGTCACCCCGGAGCGGAGATTCATCTTCACCTGCCCCAGCGAGAAGGAGCAGCGGGAATGGCTGGAGAGTTTCCGGGATGTCCTCTCCCGCCCCTTCACACCCCTCAACATCCTCA CTGCATCAACAGAGAGTGGCTGCAGCAGCAGGTGA